The nucleotide window TCGATCTGCGTGCTCGGGCCACTGCTGGCCCGTCGGGGGTACGTGCGGGTGGCCCATCCCGGCGGCGACGCGATCGGCTCGCGGGGGTTGGACATGCACGTCTCCGGGCTGACCCGGATGGGGGCGGAGATCTCCGGTGAGCACGGGTTCGTCATCGCCTCCGCCCCGCACGGGCTGCGTGGCGCGGACATCGTGCTGGACTTTCCCAGCGTCGGTGCGACCGAGAACCTGGTGATGGCGGCGGTGCTGGCCCAGGGCACCACGATGATCGACAACGCGGCCCGGGAGCCGGAGATCGTCGACATCTGCACGATGCTCAACGAGATGGGCGCGCGCATCGTCGGCGCGGGCACGTCGACATTGCGGATCACCGGTGTGCCAGGTCTGCGTCCGGTGCGTCACGCCACGGTGGGGGACCGGATCGTCGCCGGCACCTGGGCGTTCGGCGCGGCGATGACCCGGGGCGACGTGACGGTGACCGGGCTGGACCCGGCCTTCCTGGAGGTCGCCCTGGACAAGGTGGTGGCGGCCGGCGGGCTGGTGGAGACCCGGGGGGACGGCTTCCGCGTACGGATGGACGAGCGGCCCCGGGCGGTGGACGTGGTGACGCTGCCGTACCCCGGCTTCGCCACCGACCTGCTGCCGATGGCGATCGGGCTGGCGGCCGTCAGCGACGGTGCCTCCCTGATCACCGAGAACATCTTCGACGGCCGGTTCATGTTCGCCAACGAGATGATGCGGCTCGGCGCGGACATCAAGACCGATGGGCATCACGCGGTGGTCCGGGGACGGGGTCGGCTCTCCGGCGCACCGGTGCAGGCGACCGACATCCGCGCCGGTGCCGGGCTGATCATCGCCGGGCTGTGCGCGCAGGGGGTCACCGAGGTGTCCCACGTGCATCACGTCGACCGGGGCTACCCGGACTTCGTGGCCGACCTGCGGGCGCTCGGGGTGGCCGTCGAGCGGGGCACCACGCCCGAGGAGCCAGCGCTGGAGATCTGACGCCCCGCCACTTAGTCATCGTTCAGGCTCGCCGACTAGGGTGTTTGCAGGCACTCAATCGCAGCGAGGGAGAAGTAGATGGCGGGTCGACTCGCGGTCGTCGGGGCCGGGCTGATGGGCTCCGGCATCGCTCAGGTGGCGGCGCAGGCAGGCTGGCAGGTGACGTTGCGCGACCTGGACGAGGCCGCCACCACCCGTGGGCTCGGCGGCATCCGGAAGTCGCTCGAGAAGTTCGCCGAGAAGGGCAAGATCGAGGCGTCCGAGGTCGAGCCGACGCTGGCCCGGATCACCCCGACCACCGACCTGGAGGCGGCGGCGGACGCGGACATCGTGGTCGAGGCGGTCTTCGAGCGGCTGGATATCAAGCACGAGGTGTTCCGCGCCCTGGACAAGATCTGCAAGGCCGACGCGGTGCTCGCCACCAACACCTCGGCCATCCCGGTCACTCAGATCGCCGCGGTGACCGAGCGGCCCGAGGCGGTGGTCGGCACCCACTTCTTCTCCCCGGTGCCGATGATGCAGCTCTGCGAGCTGGTTCGCGGTTACAAGACCAGCGACGCCACGCTGGACATCGCGCGCGCCTTCGCCGAGGAGATCGGCAAGACGGTTGTCGTGGTCAACCGGGACATCGCCGGCTTCGTCACGACCCGGCTGATCTCCGCCCTGGTGATGGAGGCGGTCAAGCTGGTCGAGGCCGGGGTGGTGTCCGCGGAGGACCTGGACACCGCCTGCCGTCTGGGCTTCGGACACGCGATGGGCCCCCTGGCCACCACCGACCTGACCGGCGTGGACGTGCTGCTGCACGCCTCGAAGAACATCTACACCGACACCGCCGACGAGAAGTTCTTCCCGCCGGAGCTGCTCCAGCGGATGGTCACCGCCGGCGACCTGGGCCGCAAGACCGGCAAGGGCTTCTACACGTACTGAGTGGTGGCGACCGGGGCGGGCGTCCGCCCCGGTCGGCCGCTCAGCCGTCGCGCTTGGTGGTCCAGCGGAAGGTGGTCAGGCAGAGCACCACGCCGATCACGCACCACAGGGCCAGCACCACCGCCACCCGGCCCAGCTCGAACGAGCCGCCCGGCTCCTGGC belongs to Micromonospora ureilytica and includes:
- the murA gene encoding UDP-N-acetylglucosamine 1-carboxyvinyltransferase, with the protein product MTHSLRIPDLTIPPRPDSTAGWPVVVGPGDAGDPAVNDVDVIRVHGDARLAGTVHVVGAKNSALKLMAAALLAPGRSVITNVPRITDIAIMGEVLRRLGCDVQFDADDPVDPMVGRGGVARSRSVTIDVPEQPGAEADYDLVRRLRASICVLGPLLARRGYVRVAHPGGDAIGSRGLDMHVSGLTRMGAEISGEHGFVIASAPHGLRGADIVLDFPSVGATENLVMAAVLAQGTTMIDNAAREPEIVDICTMLNEMGARIVGAGTSTLRITGVPGLRPVRHATVGDRIVAGTWAFGAAMTRGDVTVTGLDPAFLEVALDKVVAAGGLVETRGDGFRVRMDERPRAVDVVTLPYPGFATDLLPMAIGLAAVSDGASLITENIFDGRFMFANEMMRLGADIKTDGHHAVVRGRGRLSGAPVQATDIRAGAGLIIAGLCAQGVTEVSHVHHVDRGYPDFVADLRALGVAVERGTTPEEPALEI
- a CDS encoding 3-hydroxyacyl-CoA dehydrogenase family protein, translating into MAGRLAVVGAGLMGSGIAQVAAQAGWQVTLRDLDEAATTRGLGGIRKSLEKFAEKGKIEASEVEPTLARITPTTDLEAAADADIVVEAVFERLDIKHEVFRALDKICKADAVLATNTSAIPVTQIAAVTERPEAVVGTHFFSPVPMMQLCELVRGYKTSDATLDIARAFAEEIGKTVVVVNRDIAGFVTTRLISALVMEAVKLVEAGVVSAEDLDTACRLGFGHAMGPLATTDLTGVDVLLHASKNIYTDTADEKFFPPELLQRMVTAGDLGRKTGKGFYTY